A portion of the Anthonomus grandis grandis chromosome 19, icAntGran1.3, whole genome shotgun sequence genome contains these proteins:
- the LOC126747684 gene encoding complement component 1 Q subcomponent-binding protein, mitochondrial isoform X1, protein MNTILKTAVRMNGLRALLNPVKNMVSLTSAQNPTLVARNLWHLSSQKSKLHSNLCSCGCGGSRGAHTKGKTQPGPPPVTNQSFFLAEKELVEFLTEEILAERKAQKVKAIPTELDGFKASLNGAEVSLTKKTDAETITISFNVNHSVDTEAEPEIHPDQDKPEIGELKSKPAFKIDLVRGETTVSVLCSFVTPSDQDDGYNDGFGIDELSIYNGEWNENIYSVSGEVLDSYLYDLILNYLEEKGISNEFVEKLSDYSTAYEHSAYIGLLEGLSKFVSNK, encoded by the exons atgAACACGATTTTAAAGACCGCGGTCCGCATGAACGGCCTCAGGGCTCTGCTGAACCCCGTGAAGAACATGGTGTCCCTCACTAGCGCCCAAAACCCCACCCTGGTCGCGAGAAACCTCTGGCACCTCAGCTCCCAAAAGTCGAAGCTGCACAGTAATTTGTGTAGTTGCGGCTGCGGGGGCTCCCGGGGGGCCCACACCAAAGGTAAGACTCAACCTGGGCCCCCACCGGTTACTAACCAAAGTTTCTTTTTAGCCGAAAAAGAGCTGGTGGAGTTTCTGACCGAGGAGATCCTTGCCGAGAGGAAGGCACAGAAGGTTAAGGCCATTCCCACCGAACTGGACGGGTTTAAGGCCAGTTTAAATGGGGCCGAGGTGTCCCTCACCAAGAAGACTGACGCTGAAAC catAACGATAAGCTTCAATGTGAACCACTCGGTGGACACTGAAGCTGAACCGGAAATTCACCCGGACCAAGACAAGCCGGAAATCGGGGAATTAAAGTCAAAGCCCgcttttaaaattgatttggtCAGGGGTGAGACTACTGTGAGTGTCTTATGCTCGTTTGTGACCCCTAGTGACCAAGACGATGGCTACA atgatGGTTTCGGCATTGACGAGCTAAGCATTTATAACGGAGAATGGAATGAGAACATTTACTCAGTTTCCGGGGAGGTTTTGGACTCATATTTATACGACTTGATCCTGAATTATCTGGAGGAAAAAGGCATAAGCAATGAATTTGTGGAGAAATTGTCCGATTACAGTACCGCATATGAGCACTCTGCCTACATAGGGCTCCTGGAGGGCCTCTCCAAGTTTGTTTCCAATAAATAG
- the LOC126747688 gene encoding rRNA-processing protein FCF1 homolog, whose translation PNRPFPHRENRKKTRKIAVNRFAKMKKMISPSDPRIKDSLRAPPKKPKPEDPHKVKVHETPQASSALFFQYNTQLGPPYHILIDTNFINFSIKNKLDIMQNMMDCLYAKCVPYITDCVLAELEKLGQKYKVALRIIKDPRFERLPCLHKGTYADDCLVQRVTQHKCYIVATNDKDLKRRIRKIPGVPIMYISQHRFTIERMPDAYGAPKT comes from the coding sequence CCTAACCGACCGTTTCCACATAgggaaaatcgaaaaaaaaccCGTAAAATCGCCGTAAATCGCTTcgcaaaaatgaaaaaaatgataaGCCCAAGCGACCCTCGGATAAAAGACTCCCTACGTGCCCCGCCAAAGAAACCGAAGCCCGAGGACCCGCATAAAGTGAAAGTGCACGAAACCCCTCAGGCCAGTTCGGCCCTGTTTTTCCAATACAACACCCAACTGGGTCCCCCGTATCACATCTTAATCGACACGAATTTCATCAATTTTTCGATTAAAAACAAACTGGACATCATGCAGAATATGATGGACTGTTTGTACGCGAAATGCGTCCCTTATATTACGGACTGCGTGCTGGCCGAACTGGAGAAATTGGGACAAAAGTATAAAGTTGCATTGAGGATCATTAAGGACCCGAGGTTCGAGAGGCTCCCCTGTTTACATAAGGGGACCTACGCTGACGATTGTTTAGTGCAAAGAGTGACTCAGCATAAGTGTTATATAGTGGCGACAAACGATAAGGATTTAAAGAGGAGAATAAGGAAAATCCCGGGGGTGCCGATCATGTACATTTCCCAGCACAGATTCACCATTGAGAGGATGCCCGATGCTTATGGGGCACCAAAAACGTGA
- the LOC126747685 gene encoding GTP cyclohydrolase 1-like, which produces MKVEVATVTQEFDSQVPVTRRRSSLKIQSLSGVPENRASNGSSLEVPLPKCHCVKTEDPCPFHDSLDKTVPRETYIPDLANAYKTILGHLGENPNREGLLKTPERAAKAMLYFTKGYDESLEDILNDAIFDENHDEMVVVKDIEMFSMCEHHLVPFHGKVSIGYLPSGKVLGLSKLARIVEVFSRRLQVQERLTKQIAVAVLKAVQPRGVAVVVEGSHMCMVMRGVQKINSKTVTSTMLGEFRDNQKTREEFFKLTLGN; this is translated from the exons ATGAAAGTAGAAGTGGCGACAGTGACTCAAGAGTTCGACTCGCAAGTGCCCGTGACCAGACGCAGATCCTCCCTCAAGATCCAGAGTCTTTCGGGGGTACCGGAGAACCGTGCCAGCAATGGATCCAGTCTGGAAGTACCGCTGCCCAAGTGCCACTGCGTAAAAACCGAAGACCCCTGCCCCTTCCACGACTCTTTAGACAAAACGGTACCTAGGGAAACCTACATTCCGGATCTGGCCAATGCTTACAAGACCATACTGGGGCACCTGGGGGAGAACCCGAACAGAGAAGGGCTCCTGAAGACCCCCGAGCGTGCCGCCAAGGCCATGCTCTACTTCACCAAAGGCTACGACGAGAGTTTGGAAGACATCTTGAACGACGCCATCTTCGACGAGAACCATGACGAAATGGTGGTGGTGAAGGACATCGAGATGTTCTCCATGTGCGAGCACCACTTGGTACCGTTTCACGGGAAGGTTTCCATTGGGTATTTGCCTTCTGGGAAGGTGCTGGGGCTGAGCAAGTTAGCCAGGATCGTCGAGGTGTTCTCCAGGAGGCTGCAGGTGCAGGAGAGGCTCACCAAGCAGATCGCCGTAGCTGTTTTGAAGGCCGTACAGCCCAGGGGGGTGGCTGTAGTGGTCGAGGGATC GCACATGTGCATGGTGATGAGAGGAGTGCAGAAGATCAACAGCAAAACGGTCACCAGCACGATGCTAGGGGAGTTCAGGGACAACCAGAAGACCAGGGAGGAGTTTTTCAAGCTCACTCTCGGAAATTAG
- the LOC126747684 gene encoding complement component 1 Q subcomponent-binding protein, mitochondrial isoform X2, whose protein sequence is MNTILKTAVRMNGLRALLNPVKNMVSLTSAQNPTLVARNLWHLSSQKSKLHSNLCSCGCGGSRGAHTKAEKELVEFLTEEILAERKAQKVKAIPTELDGFKASLNGAEVSLTKKTDAETITISFNVNHSVDTEAEPEIHPDQDKPEIGELKSKPAFKIDLVRGETTVSVLCSFVTPSDQDDGYNDGFGIDELSIYNGEWNENIYSVSGEVLDSYLYDLILNYLEEKGISNEFVEKLSDYSTAYEHSAYIGLLEGLSKFVSNK, encoded by the exons atgAACACGATTTTAAAGACCGCGGTCCGCATGAACGGCCTCAGGGCTCTGCTGAACCCCGTGAAGAACATGGTGTCCCTCACTAGCGCCCAAAACCCCACCCTGGTCGCGAGAAACCTCTGGCACCTCAGCTCCCAAAAGTCGAAGCTGCACAGTAATTTGTGTAGTTGCGGCTGCGGGGGCTCCCGGGGGGCCCACACCAAAG CCGAAAAAGAGCTGGTGGAGTTTCTGACCGAGGAGATCCTTGCCGAGAGGAAGGCACAGAAGGTTAAGGCCATTCCCACCGAACTGGACGGGTTTAAGGCCAGTTTAAATGGGGCCGAGGTGTCCCTCACCAAGAAGACTGACGCTGAAAC catAACGATAAGCTTCAATGTGAACCACTCGGTGGACACTGAAGCTGAACCGGAAATTCACCCGGACCAAGACAAGCCGGAAATCGGGGAATTAAAGTCAAAGCCCgcttttaaaattgatttggtCAGGGGTGAGACTACTGTGAGTGTCTTATGCTCGTTTGTGACCCCTAGTGACCAAGACGATGGCTACA atgatGGTTTCGGCATTGACGAGCTAAGCATTTATAACGGAGAATGGAATGAGAACATTTACTCAGTTTCCGGGGAGGTTTTGGACTCATATTTATACGACTTGATCCTGAATTATCTGGAGGAAAAAGGCATAAGCAATGAATTTGTGGAGAAATTGTCCGATTACAGTACCGCATATGAGCACTCTGCCTACATAGGGCTCCTGGAGGGCCTCTCCAAGTTTGTTTCCAATAAATAG